Proteins found in one Bremerella volcania genomic segment:
- a CDS encoding DUF72 domain-containing protein: MKFGQVDYPEKVDFILPPDHPGTAKVLKNRSSSHDLEVYVGCAKWNKKDLKNFYPRKTKDELAYYATQFNCIELNATFYRLFPPAVFSKWYETVPEGFRFFPKLEQTISHFRRLQDVEEIVEQNVANMSHLHEKLAMPFLQLHNNFGPKNFDRVVAFIENWSYAAPLAIEFRHSDWYNDKVVSSELYDLLESHGMTNILVDTAGRRDLMHMRLTTPNAFIRWVGANDPKSDRSRLDDWVERIAQWKKAGLRKLSFFVHQNDEQESPALAAHFIKKLNSKIGTALPIPKTLETKGLFDES, from the coding sequence ATGAAATTTGGACAAGTTGACTATCCAGAGAAGGTCGATTTCATACTCCCGCCCGACCATCCTGGCACAGCGAAGGTTCTGAAAAATAGATCGTCTTCGCACGATCTTGAAGTCTATGTCGGATGTGCGAAGTGGAACAAAAAAGACCTCAAGAATTTCTATCCGAGAAAAACAAAAGACGAGTTGGCGTACTACGCAACGCAGTTCAATTGCATCGAGTTGAATGCCACGTTTTACCGTTTGTTCCCGCCTGCAGTGTTCTCAAAGTGGTACGAGACAGTCCCGGAGGGGTTCCGGTTCTTTCCCAAACTTGAACAAACCATCTCTCACTTCCGGCGACTGCAGGATGTTGAAGAAATCGTGGAACAGAACGTTGCTAACATGTCACACTTGCATGAAAAATTGGCGATGCCGTTCCTGCAATTGCACAATAATTTTGGACCGAAGAACTTCGACCGTGTTGTCGCATTTATCGAAAACTGGTCGTATGCAGCGCCGCTGGCGATCGAGTTCCGCCATTCCGATTGGTACAACGACAAGGTGGTTTCAAGCGAACTTTACGATTTGCTTGAATCGCATGGGATGACGAATATTCTCGTCGATACCGCAGGTCGCCGTGATCTGATGCACATGCGTTTGACCACCCCGAATGCATTTATTCGCTGGGTAGGTGCGAACGATCCCAAATCAGATCGGTCACGGCTCGATGACTGGGTAGAGCGAATCGCTCAATGGAAGAAGGCTGGTTTGCGGAAGCTATCTTTCTTCGTTCATCAAAATGACGAGCAGGAATCTCCCGCACTCGCCGCACATTTCATCAAGAAACTCAACTCAAAGATCGGAACAGCCTTACCAATTCCTAAGACTCTTGAGACGAAAGGACTTTTTGACGAATCTTGA
- a CDS encoding MBL fold metallo-hydrolase translates to MLPSRIGLDVTRRQALGFISHAHMDHVAQHAMALCTEPTARLVRHRLGNVSTKIMPLGESIEVAGLKLTALPAGHIFGSAMVYAQHDKGTVLYTGDFRLGPSATAEQAQLRSADYLIMECTFGHPHYRLPPRDTVIEMLLEKIRAAFRRGATPVISAYVLGKSQEVTRILTSQGIPVLQHPDIYAISQIYEEAGCELGDFRPYSGRPIPGCVVIVPPKPLTPGILPGAVHVEKFHVTGWALDKRRKGTAPNEHWIPLSDHADFDQLIHAVEEVGPKTVFCTHGPKSFVEELKSRGHDARWLE, encoded by the coding sequence TTGCTTCCATCTCGCATCGGTCTCGATGTGACACGCAGGCAAGCACTTGGGTTCATTTCGCACGCTCACATGGATCACGTGGCCCAACACGCCATGGCCTTGTGCACCGAACCGACCGCCAGACTTGTTCGCCATCGCTTGGGGAATGTTTCCACCAAGATCATGCCACTGGGCGAATCAATCGAAGTTGCCGGCCTGAAATTAACGGCACTGCCTGCGGGCCATATCTTCGGTTCGGCGATGGTCTACGCCCAGCACGACAAAGGAACAGTGCTCTACACTGGCGACTTCCGACTGGGGCCTTCCGCGACGGCGGAACAAGCCCAACTTCGGTCGGCGGACTATCTGATCATGGAGTGCACTTTTGGCCATCCGCACTATCGCCTACCGCCACGCGATACGGTGATTGAGATGCTCTTGGAAAAGATTCGTGCGGCCTTCCGTCGTGGAGCGACGCCAGTCATTTCGGCGTACGTCTTGGGAAAGTCTCAAGAGGTCACCAGGATCCTGACGTCCCAAGGGATCCCTGTGCTGCAGCATCCCGACATCTATGCAATCAGTCAAATCTACGAGGAGGCCGGCTGCGAATTAGGAGATTTCCGACCCTACAGCGGGCGGCCTATTCCTGGTTGCGTGGTCATCGTTCCCCCTAAACCCTTAACGCCCGGCATTCTGCCCGGTGCGGTCCATGTCGAAAAGTTTCACGTCACAGGATGGGCTCTTGACAAGCGACGAAAAGGCACCGCGCCGAATGAACATTGGATTCCACTTTCGGACCATGCCGACTTCGATCAACTCATCCACGCCGTGGAAGAGGTTGGTCCGAAGACCGTCTTTTGTACTCACGGCCCGAAAAGCTTCGTAGAGGAACTAAAGAGTCGCGGTCACGATGCCCGCTGGCTGGAATGA